One Anas platyrhynchos isolate ZD024472 breed Pekin duck chromosome 2, IASCAAS_PekinDuck_T2T, whole genome shotgun sequence DNA segment encodes these proteins:
- the GLIPR2 gene encoding Golgi-associated plant pathogenesis-related protein 1, whose product MGKSASKQFAEEVLKAHNDYRKKHGVPPLKLCKKLNRGAQQYAEELATTRVLKHSSESANGKCGENLAWASYDQPGKDVADRWYSEIKNYSFQNPGFSSGTGHFTAMVWKNTKKMGVGKASASDGSTFVVARYDPAGNVVNPGYYEENVLPPRK is encoded by the exons CTTCCAAACAATTTGCTGAAGAGGTCTTGAAAGCACACAATGACTACAGGAAGAAACACGGAGTCCCCCCATTAAAACTCTGCAAGAAGTTAAACAGAGGAGCCCAACA GTACGCGGAAGAGCTGGCCACTACGAGGGTCCTCAAACACAGCTCCGAGTCTGCTAATGGAAAATGCGGAGAAAACCTGGCATGGGCATCCTATGATCAACCAG GGAAGGATGTGGCTGACAGATGgtacagtgaaataaaaaattacagctTTCAAAACCCAGGTTTTTCTTCGGGAACAG gCCACTTCACAGCAATGGTTTGGAAGAACACAAAAAAGATGGGAGTCGGAAAAGCATCTGCTAGTGATGGTTCTACATTTGTGGTAGCTAGGTACGATCCAGCTGGAAATGTAGTAAATCCAggctactatgaagaaaatgtcCTTCCTccaagaaaataa